A region of the Planctomycetota bacterium genome:
CGGGATGGCTCGCGGCGTGGTCCATGTCGAAGAGGCCGGTGTCGAGGATCGCACTGAGCGGTACGGCGCCGGCGACGGCGCGGATGAGTCGGGCCGTCGGATTGAGCTTCCGCAGGATCGCCTCGAGGTAGGCCACGTCGTCGGCGTCCACGAGGTCGGTCTTGTTGATCACGATCACGTTGGCGAACTCGATCTGATCCACGAGCAGCTGCACGACGTCGCGGGCGTCGGTCTCGTCGAGGCCGATGCCCCGGTCGCGCAGCTCGTCGCGGGAGCAGTAGTCGTCGAAGAAGTTGCGGGCATCGACGACCGTCACGAGCGTGTCGAGCCGGGCGAGATCCGACAGGCTCGCCCCCGCCTCGTCGGTGAACGTGAACGTCTCGGCCACGGGAAGCGGCTCGGAAATACCCGTGCTCTCGACGAGGAGGTAGTCGAAGCGGTGCTCGCGGGCCAGCCGCGAGACCTCCTCGAGCAGGTCCTCGCGCAGTGTGCAGCAGATGCACCCGTTGGAGAACTCCACGAGCTTCTCGTCGGTGCGACTGAGGCGGGCGGTGGGCGGGGCCGCCGCGCCGCCCACGAGCTTCGCGTCGATGTTGACCTCGCTCATGTCGTTGACGATCACCGCCACGCGCCGCCCCTCGCGGTTGGCGAGCACGTGGTTGAGCAGCGTCGTCTTGCCGGCACCGAGGAAGCCCGAGAGCACCGTGACCGGCAGGCGGGCATCGGTATCGGCCGAGGCGGCAGTGGAATCGTGGGTCATGCCAGGGCTCCTGTGTGGTCGGGTGCGGGGTCGGGCGTGGCGGCGGTGAGCCAGTCGGCGTGGTCGATCGCGACGCAGAGGCGGCGCGTGCCGGGCCGCAGCGGCGGCGAGCGGTGCAGCACGCGGTCGGCGTGCGTCGGATGCCGGTGGCCCTTGAGCAGCACGAGGCTGCCCGGAGCAACGCGGTGCACCGTGTCGGCTGCGGGCATCTTGACGTATTCGGTGCCCGGTCCGACGTAGGTCGTCACGAGCCGCACGCGGACGTTGTCGCAGTGGAACTTCGGGCACGACTGCTCGTCGGTGAGGTCGAGCCGCACCTCGACACGGGGCCACGAGAAGACGGCGAGCATGCCGCAGACGAGCGAGAGGATGTCGTCCGCGACCGCGGCCCGCTGTCGCGCCGGCTTCACGAGGTCGAGCCGGGCCAGCGCGCGGTCGATCTTCGCGGCGGCTCCGCGGGCCGCGGTCGTGAACCGCACCTCGCCGAGCGTTCCGCCGGCGACCAGCGGGCCACACTCCACCGGCGGCGGCCGCCGGACCACCGCGATGTCGCATCCGGCGGCATCGATGTGCCGCACGGCCTCGTCCGTCCAGCCGGCGGCCCGGCGGGTG
Encoded here:
- a CDS encoding GTP-binding protein; amino-acid sequence: MTHDSTAASADTDARLPVTVLSGFLGAGKTTLLNHVLANREGRRVAVIVNDMSEVNIDAKLVGGAAAPPTARLSRTDEKLVEFSNGCICCTLREDLLEEVSRLAREHRFDYLLVESTGISEPLPVAETFTFTDEAGASLSDLARLDTLVTVVDARNFFDDYCSRDELRDRGIGLDETDARDVVQLLVDQIEFANVIVINKTDLVDADDVAYLEAILRKLNPTARLIRAVAGAVPLSAILDTGLFDMDHAASHPGWLAEAPGTHVPETEEYGISSRVFRARRPLHPQRFWDLITGPAFKGVIRSKGFLWLATRPDWAGVWSSAGAVSSLQPGGSWLASAPEEDWPEELDRDEIDEIWEEPWGDRRQELVIIGAKLADDLLDRLDACCLTDDEMDAGPEAWLRLPDPFPAWRIATDGDDGALGDTIEV
- a CDS encoding DUF1826 domain-containing protein — encoded protein: TRRAAGWTDEAVRHIDAAGCDIAVVRRPPPVECGPLVAGGTLGEVRFTTAARGAAAKIDRALARLDLVKPARQRAAVADDILSLVCGMLAVFSWPRVEVRLDLTDEQSCPKFHCDNVRVRLVTTYVGPGTEYVKMPAADTVHRVAPGSLVLLKGHRHPTHADRVLHRSPPLRPGTRRLCVAIDHADWLTAATPDPAPDHTGALA